The Deinococcus betulae DNA window GATTGTCACTGGCAACGCTGGAGACGGGAAGACCGCTTTCCTGCAGCAGTTCGAAAGTTCAGCCCGACGCGAGGGCGCCGCCGTCACGCCGCTGCACAACGGCTTCCGTGTCGAGTGGGGCGGGCGCAGCTTCCTGGCCAACCTCGACGGCAGTCAGGACCAGGACGGCCAGTTGAACGACGAGGTCCTACTGGACTTTTTCGCGCCGTATAAGGATGGGGCCGCGCCCATCAGTGAGTCTCACACCCGCCTAATCGCCATCAACGAGGGCCGGCTTATGGATTTCCTCACCACGCACCATCAGGCTTTCAGCACGCTCCGCGCCAGCGTCGAAGATGGACTGCGTTCCGGCCTGCCTCAGGGAGACACGGCCGTAGTGAACCTCAACCTGCGCAGCGTCGTGGCCCAGGTGCCGGTGATCGAGGGCAGCAAGGTGGAGTCGGCGCAGATCCTGTCGATCTTTGACCAGCAGCTGATAGCGCTCACCAACCCGGCGCTTTGGGCCGCCTGCGAGGGATGCGACCTGAAGCTGCAATGCTACGCCTTGCACAACGCCCGGACCTTCAACGATCCCACCAACGGCAGCCGCGTTCGGGAGCGGCTGCGGACGCTCTACACGCTGGTGCACCTGCGGGGTCGCCTCCACATTACCCTGCGTGACCTGCGGTCTGCGTTGGCGTTCACGCTCACGTCGGGTCGCGACTGCGACGAAATTCATGACCTGTACCGGCAACGCGAGACGCGCCCGTACCTGCAGGGCTTTTACTTCAACGCCTGGATGGGCGGGGACGACAACGCGGACCGGCTGCTGAAGGAACTGGCGGAATTGGACGTGGCGCGCCTGAATGAGCCTCAGCTGGACCGGTCGTTGGACTTCCACTTGGACCAGAGCCACCGGCTGTTCACCTTTGACGGCCGCACAGAGTTTGACCGTGAGGTCCTGAACACGCTGTTTGCATCCCTGCCGCGCCTGGCCGGGACCAACCCTGAGCAGCTGCGTGAGCGCTTCAACATCCACCGCACGTACGTCGCCAGCATGCGGCGGAAACTCTTCTTCGAGCGGCGAGATCAGCAGTGGAGCGACATGATTCCGTTCCGGTCCGGGCAGCAGCTACTTGAGCTCCTGCAAGCGGGCGCCGAGAAGATGAGTCAGGCCAAAGACGGCCTACTGCGGGCGCTGAATCGCAGTGAAGGCATCATCAATCCGGCCATGATGACCGGGCAGCTGGCCCTTCAAGTGCGGGAGGTCGAGCGCGGCGCCATCCGGAGTTACCGCCTCTTCCCGGCGGACCGGATGATGCTCCGCGCGCAGGACACTGCCGACCGGGCCAAATTCGTGGAGCACACGCCCACGGGCCTGACCCTCGATTACCGCGAGGAGGACCACTCCGCGCAACTGGTAATCAACCTCGACACCCTGGAAATGCTCGGACGCCTGAACGTCGGGTACGTCCCGAGCGTCGAGGAGCGGGAAGGCCGGTACCTCAGCCTGCTGGCCTTCAAGAACGTCCTGGCTTCGCGGCCCTACGACGAAGTCCTCCTCGCCGTCACTGACGAGGAGCTGTACCGCCTTAACCGCAAGGAAGGCGGCGGCTTAACCCTCCGTCCGGCCACCATGGAGCTTTGAATGTCACTGACCCTGACGAAAACCGACAAGGACTTTGTGTACAGCAAGGTCACCCTCATGGACTTCAAGCCCGTCTCCATGGAACGTGTGCTGGTCTCCTTCCTGGCTCGACTGCGCAACAACGGCAACACCAGCACTGTGATTCGGCGTGAAGGCGTCGAGCTCACGATTCCAGGACTGGTGGAGGAGTATCTGAACAACCCGGAGCTGTTCGAGGGATTTCAGGAACACAGAGACGTCGTGCTGAGTTGGTTCGAAACCCACCTCGTGGACATCGTGAACCGCGGCAAGAAGAACGCCGCGTTGGCCTCCCCCCGTCCCCTGCACGGGTACGTCTACCGGTTCCGCAATGCGAAGTACTCCAAGGTTTATGGCATCGACCGGCAGCTCTACGAACTGCTGTCCTCCGCTGGCCGGGAGGGGCAGCTGGCCTTGAGTTCCCTGCGGGCCTTCTTCTTCCCTGAGGAAGACCCCATGACCGGTGCAGCGACCCGCCAAGCGTCTCTGGTGGACGTTGAAACGGAAACGCTGCAGTATCTCAAAGATCAGGTCAAGCGCGACACGGCGACGAAAGACCGCGAGATGAACTTCAAGCCGCTCTGCTACGTGGCTCCCAAGGTGCTGGCGGAGGATATCTCCCGGCTGTTGGCATACCGGAACCATGTGCCGCGCAGTGTGATGGTCGAGTACCTAGTCACCTTACTGGGGTTCCACCTGGGCCTGTACCTGCTGCGCATGATTCACGTGGTGCCCCGCATGGTGGAAGCCCGAGGGGAGCTGGGGCTCTGCGGCCACGGTGACCGCTGCCGTTGTCGCCAATCCATGCTCGTTGACGTGGCCGGCCTGCCGAGAACCAGCATGGCCCGGTTAGCACAACAGAGCATGCAAAACCATATCGATCAGATTCCTGTGTTCATCCGCGCCAACTTCGCGGCCCGCAAACTGGAAGATTACGCTGCCCAGCTCCGTAAAACGCGGGGCCTGACGCTCGAGAGCCTCAATGACGTGCTGCGCCTTAGCCACGACCAGTTCATGCCGGACCGAGAAGGCTATTTCCAGAATCGGCTGGGGCGCCTGCTGGACGATCAGCCCGAAGATGAGCTGCCGCCGGAGCAGCACCGGCTGCTGCAACTGGCCACCTCCAATATGGACAAGTATCTGGAGCTGATTGTGTTTGAACGGTCGGACTATCATCGGAAATTCGTACAGAATGCCATTGACTCGTTCTTCTTTAAGAACTCGGCTTCGGCTTTGATTGTCCAGCCCAGTGGCTTTGGCGCGCCCAGACGCTTCGTGCTCGGAGGGCGAATCCTTGAAGTGCTTCTGCAGATCATGCTGCTCAAACCTGGTGGTCAGTACGGTTTCCATACGGGGCCGCTGCGCTTCACAGAGCTTCTGGATGAACTCCGGGAACGCTACGGCATTTTCATTGACCGGCTCCCAGAGGAACTGGGCGACGCCAGCGTGAGTGATCACGCGGCCCTGCGCGGGAATATCGACGCCATGAAGGTCCGGCTGCGCGAGCTGGGCTTCTACCGCGACCTGTCGGACGCCAGCGCCACCCAGTTCGTCACGCCGCGCTACACCGTGGCCAAGACGGGCCGCTCGAAAGGGACCGCATGACGCGCGTCAAGAAAGGCATGCGCGCCATAACGGCCGACGATATGAACACCCTTCTGGCCTCTCTGCTCGCGCCAGCGCTGCTCTCGCTGGTTGGCCACCGCGCGCCCGGCCACTGCATGCGCGTGACGGACCTGAATCCCGATCTCGCCCGGCAGATCTGCGCGCAGCTGCACCAGACGCAACCGGACGTTGAGGTGTACGTTCTGGTGGGCGAGCAGCCCGAGCACCTGAATGTCCAACCCTACGGGGTGACCGGCACTCGCCTGGTAGAACTACGCAACCCGCTGTCCGATGGGTCCTTACGCCCGCCATTGCTCGTCTTCATTCCGGCCGGACTGCACGCCTCCGCGGAAGACAGCTTCAGCGTCGCGACCTTCGAGAACATCACGTTCCCCCACCTGTACGAAGACGCGCGTGACCTGCTCCTCAGCGGGTTTCCCATGCACACCCGGACGCTGACCGAGGCGGTCCTGACCCTCAATGAGGCCAAGCCCAGCCGCGTGGATATCGTCCGGTACCTGCTGACCATCGCCTTGAATGAGCACGACCCGAGTGTCGTGGGCGCCGCGCTCTACGAACTGCACCTGCTGCCTGACTTCAAACTCCACGTGGCGGGCGACGCCCTGGCCCTGCGGCTACGTCAGAACCTGGACAAGGCCAAGATCATCCTTGATCAGAGTCAATCGGAGCGGCACCGGGCCCTGAACGTTGGTGTCACCGATCTCGCCTTCCGCAAACACATTGCCAACTCGCTGATGGACTTCCGCACTGAAGGCGTCGGGGCGTGGCTTAGGCACATCGCCACGGACCCCGCGCTGTGGCCCCTGGCGTTTGACCGCTGGCCGCTGCCCGACGCCGTCGCGCAGGATCGGATTTTCATTCAGATCACCGGCACCACCCTTCCTCAAGCCACTGAGGGCATGCTGGGCCTGCAGGCCGGTGAGCCGTACCTGCCCATCGGTGACGGGGCCCTCAAAAAATTCAGGATTGATTTCAAAACCGACCCTGCGCCGAGTCAGCTGCCGAAGATCTCCAAGTTCGTGCTGGAGATCATCTCGCAGGACCAGGGTCCGGTCGGCGTGCTCACCACCCGCAAAGCCTGGCCCAAAGGGGACAAAGCGTACGCCGAGTTCGCGATGACCAAACTGGCCCGGGCGGAGTGGGGACCGGGCCTGCACTACGTTCGCATTCGGCCCTATGCCGCAGACGGCAGCATCATTGACCTCGTCGACGAAGACAACGTCAAACTCCCCTGGGGCGGCAGTCAGGAAGACGAGTCGCGTACATACCCCAATGAACAGTGGTTCTTCGTTTCCTCCGACGCGGAACCGGATGACGCTCCGCCGCAGCGGGCCATCCCGCGCCTCCCCAGCCTGACGGCGGCCTGGCTACAGCTGAAAGCCAGCGAGAACGCTCAGCAACGCAAACGCCCGGTCGCGCTCGAACGCCTCACTTACAAAGGCGAGGACAGTGTGTTTGAAGCCTTCTTCGGTCGAGATGGCCTGCGGCACATCATGGCCCCCACGCAACTGGCTGAGCTGGAGCGCCAGATCATGACGCTGGCTCCCCAGGAGCGAGTGAGCGTGCTGACCACCCTGCCTAAGCAGCGTACGTCCATCCTGTCCAGTGACCCGGTCCCTGACTTGAGCCTGAGTCCGGCCACGCGGGCATACCTGACCGAACGGCAGCGCATGCTGGAGCGAATCCGCGGTTCACACGGCGACGGCCTCGTGGCCGCGCTGGACTTCCAGGACCCGGAGGTGCAGCAGGCGGTGCGGAGCCTGGTGCAGACGTATCAGGACGTCCTCCAGGCCCTCTGCCTGCGCGGGGATCAGGAGGCGCTGGTGGAACTGCGCCAGGTGTTGACCTGGGACACGCTGCGCACCCTGATTTCTCAGCAGCGGTCGCTCAAGGACGTGCTGTTAATCGCGCCCACCCACCCCCTAAAACTGCTCTGGAGCGCCAGCTGGGCTTGCCTGGGCCAGCAGTGGACGCAGGAGGCCTTGCCGCCCGCTGTCCGGGAATTCTACTTCACCAGCCTGCGGCCCCACGCCTTTCCGGTGCTGGGCAGCACGGGAGACGGCAGCTTGATGGTGCCGGTCACGGAACTGGCCCCCGGGTGGACCCTATGCACCGCCCCGGCAGAGCGCGACCCGCGCGGGATACTCAGTGACCTCTGCGCGGGCCTGCAACTGCCCGAGCCTGTAGGTGAAGACGGGCTGCGGGCAGAGGAACTCGCCCGCCGCTTCAGGCGGTACCTAATTCAGCACCCGTACCTCAGCGTCCTGGCCATCAATGCCTTCAACGCCGGACAGGCGGGCCTGCTGGCGGACGCGCTCGTGCTGCTGCAGAAGTCACCCGAACTGCGCGACATGGCTTACGACGTCCGGTTGTTCGTGGACG harbors:
- the mads7 gene encoding methylation-associated defense system protein MAD7; this encodes MSLTLTKTDKDFVYSKVTLMDFKPVSMERVLVSFLARLRNNGNTSTVIRREGVELTIPGLVEEYLNNPELFEGFQEHRDVVLSWFETHLVDIVNRGKKNAALASPRPLHGYVYRFRNAKYSKVYGIDRQLYELLSSAGREGQLALSSLRAFFFPEEDPMTGAATRQASLVDVETETLQYLKDQVKRDTATKDREMNFKPLCYVAPKVLAEDISRLLAYRNHVPRSVMVEYLVTLLGFHLGLYLLRMIHVVPRMVEARGELGLCGHGDRCRCRQSMLVDVAGLPRTSMARLAQQSMQNHIDQIPVFIRANFAARKLEDYAAQLRKTRGLTLESLNDVLRLSHDQFMPDREGYFQNRLGRLLDDQPEDELPPEQHRLLQLATSNMDKYLELIVFERSDYHRKFVQNAIDSFFFKNSASALIVQPSGFGAPRRFVLGGRILEVLLQIMLLKPGGQYGFHTGPLRFTELLDELRERYGIFIDRLPEELGDASVSDHAALRGNIDAMKVRLRELGFYRDLSDASATQFVTPRYTVAKTGRSKGTA